Part of the Hippoglossus stenolepis isolate QCI-W04-F060 chromosome 4, HSTE1.2, whole genome shotgun sequence genome is shown below.
cttcatcatttacattaaaaccaacagctttagttgtgctcgcgcgacaAAACTGTTCGATaagaaccttcaattgaaaaGGATATGAAacaactaaccctaaccctaacccaaattACGCTCAGAATCCATTAAACAGCCGAGTTACACAGCCGAGTCATTAAcaggttttaataatatcttgtaacactgtgcgtgtatcatcaaatcgctgcagtgaacgtgactgagccgtcaggcgcacagagcgacctggagatcactgacaagaaatgaagaaaaactatttaCCTTTCCTAACAATATCCCAGGAGGTTAGgaatccactgatgtgagggaatcggtccAGTTgctcaaaataaatacatactgccgtgacactggtgcgtgatgctgcgtgatggatgcacgcgaatggaaggatgaggaggaaacgagggttcagcgatgtctgatcagctgatatagattctattgatctttGATCTTTGTGCTGACCTGAGTCCAGTATTAGATGGACTGACGGAACCAAACCATCCCACTAGAAACAcgatcatataataataattctgttaaattctatagattgaggacatcacagctgtctctgaatttaataatcctgcagttttggatgattaaaatatgaacagacagcttcctcttctcatcgcttgatgccgtgactctgtcaTGACTCACGGTGGAagcccattggtcagcagcataatttaatattcatgaggtgctttgcattggccatttatggttgaaagtgggcgtgtggagggcggagTAAGAGGCAGATCCACTTAcaaacgtttccaggtggactgtgtttaataaaatgaatattgcgttcaggtgtgcgtgcgcatggTTTTAGAAATCAGAATTTTCTTCTGCTTACGCCCTTTacggcttttgtgcgcacgtacacttttagtatgaatcccatgtacagttttataaatgagaccccaggtcCTTAGGCTGACCCTGTGGTCCTGGTCTCTGAGTCGTGACTGAAAGAATAGACTGGTCTCCGGGGGAAGAACCACGGCTTCACCAGCTTAGCTGGTTCAACATTTGATCAGGATCAGAGGATGAGACTCAGTTAACAGTGACGGATCCTTTATCCCATCAGAACACATCGGGATCCTGGTTGGTTGGAGAGAATGTGTCGGTTAAGCTGAACTAGAGGGAACATGACTGAGCACATTTGAATGACCCATAACCACCTGCTGCAGCATCATATTGACTGACAGTTGACTTGATGTGTGAAattatttctcttattttacaataaacagttacataaatacatttatttattatatttacatgaaGGTTTTTCTTATCGACCAATCAAAGCTCTTCACAGTGCAAGTCACAATCACTCATTCATACACGACATGACAACATCATACATGTTTTACACAACACTTTTACTATCACACACATTTCCCACACTGTCAGGACACTTctgaatgcagactggaggtgtTGGCCATCAAACCACCGTCCTTGTGGCAAGGTTGACAAGGTTCCGCTCTTCTGTCTGCGCCACAGAACATTTAGTGTAGTTCAAATACAGAAACTCCTTCATGAAACCATGGATTTTAACATCTgaacaatgttttttcttctgttcatgTAAATGTTTGAATTCTCTCTTCAGGTCgcatcctcctcttctacctCATCTTTTATGGGTTTTTGGCGGGAATGTTTTCATTCACCATGTGGGTGATGTTACTGACACTTGATGATAATGTCCCCCGACATCAGGATCGAGTCGCCAATCCAGGTGAGTTCACCTTTGATTCCACTTTCTGTCATCACAGCATGAAGATTATTTTAGCtttgagttttaaaagtttttctgGAAAGttgtttcattttacttttgtgaaaaaaactaaaagacacTGAGGACCCCTGTTGGATaggtgtgaatcactgaggaccCCTGTTGGAcaggtgtgaatcactgaggaccCCTGATTGAcaggtgtgaatcactgaggacccctgctggacaggtgtgaatcactgaggaccCCTGTTGGATaggtgtgaatcactgaggaccCCTGTTGGATaggtgtgaatcactgaggacccctgctggacaggtgtgaatcactgaggaccCCTGATTGATaggtgtgaatcactgaggacccctgctggacaggtgtgaatcactgaggaccCCTGTTGGATAGGTGTAATCACTGAGACCCCTGCTGGACAGGTGAATCACTGAGACCCTCCTGATGGATAGGTGAATCACTGAGGACCCTGAGACCTGAGTGCAGGTGGAATCACTGAGGACCCTGTTGATAGGTGAATCACTGAGACCCTGATGGATAGGAATCACTGGACCCCTGTTGGATaggtgtgaatcactgaggaccCCTGATGGATaggtgtgaatcactgaggacTCCTGCTGGACAGGTGTGAATCACCGAGGACCCCTGCTGGAcaggtgtgaatcactgaggacTCCTGCTGGACAGGTGTGAATCACCGAGGACCCCTGCTGGAcaggtgtgaatcactgaggaccCCTGATGGAcaggtgtgaatcactgaggaccCCTGATGGATAGGTGTGAATCACCGAGGACCCCTGCTGGAcaggtgtgaatcactgaggacccctgctggacaggtgtgaatcactgaggaccCCTGATGGACAGGTGTGAATCACCGAGGACCCCTGCTGGACAGGTGTGAATCACCGAGGACCCCTGCTGGAcaggtgtgaatcactgaggacTCCTGCTGGAcaggtgtgaatcactgaggaccCCTGATGGATaggtgtgaatcactgaggacTCCTGCTGGAcaggtgtgaatcactgaggaccCCTGATGGATAGAtgtgaatcactgaggaccCTGTTTGATaggtgtgaatcactgaggacccctgctggacaggtgtgaatcactgaggaccCCTGATTGATaggtgtgaatcactgaggacccctgctggacaggtgtgaatcactgaggaccCCTGTTGGATaggtgtgaatcactgaggaccCCTGCTGGATaggtgtgaatcactgaggaccCCTGATGGATaggtgtgaatcactgaggacTCCTGCTGGAcaggtgtgaatcactgaggacccctgctggacaggtgtgaatcactgaggacTCCTGCTGGACAGGTGTGAATCACCGAGGACCCCTGCTGGAcaggtgtgaatcactgaggaccCCTGATGGAcaggtgtgaatcactgaggaccCTGATGGATAGGTGTGACCGAGGAGACTCCTGCTGGAcaggtgtgaatcactgaggacccctgctggacaggtgtgaatcactgaggaccCCTGATGGAcaggtgtgaatcactgaggaccCCTGCTGGACAGGTGTGAATCACCGAGGACCCCTGCTGGACAGGTGTGAATCACCGAGGACTCCTGCTGGAcaggtgtgaatcactgaggaccCCTGATGGATaggtgtgaatcactgaggacTCCTGCTGGAcaggtgtgaatcactgaggaccCCTGATGGATaggtgtgaatcactgaggacTCCTGCTGGAcaggtgtgaatcactgaggaccCCTGCTGGACATTCCTTCGGATCAGATGAAGGCCAAGTGgttgttaccatgacaacctTCGTATAAAGTGCTGCTTGTTGTGTaggaattttttttctctgtgattgATCGTATTGATTATAGGTTGATTTTGTTGCAGGTTTGGTGATTCGTCCTCATGCAGCGGAGATCTCGTTCAATCGCAGCGACCCAACAAACTACAACCAATACATCCAACAACTGCACGAGCTCCTGCAGCGTAAGTACGAGGTCATGTTAtgattcacttcctctttgactTGCAGGATCGACACTGATCATCATGCTGTTGTCTTGTCAGGTTATAACGACAGCATTCAGAAGCGTCACGACTTGTGTCTGGTGGGTGAATACACTGAACAGGACGAGGAGCCAATAAAGAAAGTTTGTCAATTTAAACGTAGTGCGCTGCGTCAGTGCTCCGGTCTGTTCGACACCAGCTTTGGATATGCTGACGGGAAACCCTGTGTCATAATCAAGATGAACCGGGTCAGAATAAcaaattgttttattctttaaagtTGTTTAGTTGTGATGGAACATGTTATTATGAATGAGGTGGAGGTGCAGaacattattttgtttcttgCCAGTTCATTCACAGGAGGGAGTGACAGTTGCTATGGTTACCAGCATGTTGACATAACTGGATCCGTCAAATCTTTCTTCCACATGAATTTCACTACGAATGACAAAACAGCAgcgtgtttgtctgcaggtcaTTGGACTGAAGCCACAAGGAGATCCCTTCATCAACTGCACTACAAAGGTAACAGCTGTCCAATAATGCACCTGAGCAGCTGAATGACCACCAAACAATGAGGATTTGTTTTCTGACAGTGGAAGTGGAGTTTTAATATAAAACTGAGCAGAGGTTTCTGAACGCTAACCCctctgtatatatacatataataattATCATAACGATTATAATAGTAATTCATATTAGTATAATCATCATTATTGAAATGATatgtttccccccctctctctctgtgtggtaGGGAGACCGTCCGTTACAGATTCAGTATTTTCCATCTGAAGGTCGTCTGgataaaatgtttttcccaTATTA
Proteins encoded:
- the LOC118106295 gene encoding sodium/potassium-transporting ATPase subunit beta-3 codes for the protein MSSSPQNQDQKLDRDRDRDQDQDQDQKQDQGQKQDRDRDQKREGKEGKEVKNEKMKKEKQEEKESFNYFIYNPTTREFMGRTASSWGRILLFYLIFYGFLAGMFSFTMWVMLLTLDDNVPRHQDRVANPGLVIRPHAAEISFNRSDPTNYNQYIQQLHELLQRYNDSIQKRHDLCLVGEYTEQDEEPIKKVCQFKRSALRQCSGLFDTSFGYADGKPCVIIKMNRVIGLKPQGDPFINCTTKGDRPLQIQYFPSEGRLDKMFFPYYGKKAHPDYVQPLVAVKLFLTKDNLNVEQTVECKVHGSDLRNDDDRDKFQGRVTFRVKVTE